Proteins encoded together in one Candidatus Paceibacterota bacterium window:
- a CDS encoding class II fructose-bisphosphate aldolase, whose product MPVNQLKKLFNKAQKGKWAIGHFNVSDFKTLKPIFQAAKKLKSPVIIGISENRSKRLGLKKAVALVRKLREESSFPVFLNLDHGKSFIYIKKAIDAGYDAVHFDGSDLPLLKNISIARQVVRYARKKNVLVEGEVGVIGGELTEPKDAKRFIKETGVDTLAVSVGTIHGIVKLGKKNPPISLKRLKEIKKKTGRTFLVLHGGSGTAEKDIKAAVKSGIVKINISTELKIAYKEKGLEAVQRVVEKKINLFGSRNRS is encoded by the coding sequence ATGCCTGTAAACCAATTGAAAAAACTTTTTAATAAAGCTCAGAAAGGGAAATGGGCGATTGGCCACTTCAACGTTTCTGATTTTAAGACCTTAAAGCCGATTTTCCAGGCGGCGAAAAAGCTGAAAAGCCCGGTGATTATCGGCATATCTGAGAACAGGAGTAAGCGCCTGGGATTAAAAAAGGCAGTTGCCTTGGTCAGAAAGCTAAGAGAAGAAAGCAGCTTTCCTGTTTTTTTAAATCTTGACCACGGCAAATCTTTCATATATATTAAAAAGGCGATAGATGCAGGATATGACGCAGTGCATTTTGACGGTTCTGATTTACCTCTTTTAAAAAATATCAGTATTGCCAGGCAGGTTGTCAGATACGCCAGGAAAAAGAATGTTTTGGTTGAAGGGGAGGTTGGGGTAATCGGCGGAGAGTTAACTGAACCCAAAGACGCTAAAAGATTTATCAAAGAAACTGGCGTAGACACTTTGGCAGTCAGCGTCGGCACTATTCACGGCATAGTGAAATTAGGGAAGAAGAATCCGCCAATATCTTTAAAGAGATTAAAAGAGATAAAAAAGAAAACAGGCAGAACGTTTTTAGTCCTGCACGGCGGTTCAGGCACAGCGGAAAAGGATATTAAAGCCGCTGTCAAATCAGGCATTGTTAAAATCAATATCAGCACCGAACTGAAAATAGCTTATAAGGAGAAAGGCCTGGAAGCTGTTCAGCGGGTAGTTGAGAAGAAAATTAATTTATTCGGTTCCCGAAACCGCAGTTGA
- the prfA gene encoding peptide chain release factor 1 — translation MLNLEKVKTEYQELLEQLSDPELISNWDKFEELNKRKIFLEKIIEKEKEIEDLNNKIEENKAILNSQEDRELFSLAETEIGQLNEKLKNVEQEIQKLSTEETKSSKNADLAKAAIIEIRAGTGGEEAALFAADLFRMYSRYAQLKGWKQKVLDSRPSEIGGFKEIVFEIKDGEIWPAMKNEAGVHRVQRIPTTEKSGRVHTSTASVAVLAKPKKGKLIINPKDLKLDTYKASGPGGQYVNKRETAVRITHLPTNTVVTSQTERNLQQNKENALAILEARILEKTVKEEEKKLKDARKTQIGKAERSEKIRTYNFPQNRVTDHRIKKSFHNIEKIMEGNLDPLIDSLKENL, via the coding sequence ATGTTGAACCTTGAAAAGGTGAAAACAGAATACCAAGAACTCTTAGAGCAGCTCAGCGATCCTGAGCTAATTTCAAATTGGGATAAATTCGAAGAGCTGAATAAAAGAAAAATCTTTCTTGAAAAAATCATTGAAAAGGAAAAAGAAATTGAAGACTTAAATAACAAAATCGAGGAAAACAAAGCAATCCTGAATTCCCAGGAAGACAGAGAGCTTTTCTCTCTGGCGGAAACGGAAATAGGGCAGCTAAATGAAAAATTAAAGAATGTTGAACAGGAAATCCAAAAACTATCAACAGAAGAAACAAAATCTTCAAAAAACGCTGACTTGGCAAAAGCAGCCATTATTGAAATAAGGGCTGGCACCGGAGGCGAAGAAGCAGCTCTTTTTGCCGCAGATCTATTCAGAATGTATTCAAGATACGCTCAATTAAAAGGATGGAAACAAAAAGTCCTGGATTCAAGGCCGAGCGAAATAGGCGGCTTCAAAGAAATAGTTTTTGAAATCAAAGACGGTGAAATATGGCCTGCCATGAAAAACGAGGCAGGCGTTCACCGGGTACAAAGAATTCCAACCACCGAAAAATCAGGCAGAGTCCACACTTCAACAGCTTCAGTAGCTGTTCTGGCCAAACCGAAAAAAGGAAAATTGATCATCAACCCCAAAGATCTGAAACTCGATACATATAAAGCGTCAGGTCCCGGAGGCCAATACGTCAATAAAAGAGAAACAGCTGTCAGAATCACCCACTTGCCGACAAACACCGTTGTCACTTCGCAAACAGAAAGAAACCTGCAGCAGAACAAGGAAAACGCATTGGCCATTCTGGAAGCGAGGATACTGGAAAAAACAGTCAAAGAAGAAGAAAAGAAATTGAAAGACGCAAGGAAAACGCAAATAGGCAAAGCGGAAAGATCAGAAAAGATAAGGACCTACAATTTTCCCCAAAACAGGGTGACCGACCACAGAATAAAAAAAAGCTTCCATAATATTGAAAAAATCATGGAAGGAAACTTGGACCCGCTAATCGATTCTCTCAAGGAAAACCTCTAA
- a CDS encoding 50S ribosomal protein L25 produces the protein MINLSAKVRKDFGKKVKKIRQKGIIPAVLYGPKIKNASLEVDLKEFEKAYKAAGESSLLQLFVGQEKFLVLINAVEIDCLSQKPLHVDFYQPRLDEEITAHIPLVFEGESEAIKNLGGTLVKNIHELEVKALPQNLPHEIKVDIGMLKTFEDNILVKDLLVPKEVKILKDPEETVIFVAEPEKVEEELAKSLEEEKAAEEVPVEGEKEPEAAEEESQEKEEKKEEEPKEK, from the coding sequence ATGATTAATCTTTCGGCCAAAGTCAGGAAAGATTTTGGCAAAAAAGTAAAAAAGATAAGGCAAAAGGGGATTATTCCCGCGGTTTTATACGGCCCCAAAATAAAGAACGCCTCATTAGAGGTTGATTTGAAGGAATTTGAAAAAGCTTACAAGGCAGCTGGCGAAAGCTCTTTGCTGCAGCTTTTTGTCGGCCAGGAAAAGTTTTTGGTTCTGATTAATGCTGTTGAAATTGATTGCCTTTCCCAAAAGCCGCTTCATGTTGATTTTTACCAGCCAAGATTAGACGAGGAAATTACAGCCCACATTCCTTTGGTTTTTGAAGGGGAATCGGAAGCGATAAAGAATCTTGGAGGCACTCTGGTCAAAAATATCCATGAGTTGGAAGTGAAAGCTCTGCCTCAGAATCTTCCCCATGAAATTAAGGTTGATATCGGCATGCTGAAAACGTTTGAAGACAATATTCTGGTTAAGGATTTGCTTGTGCCAAAAGAGGTGAAGATTCTCAAGGATCCGGAAGAAACAGTTATTTTTGTTGCTGAACCAGAAAAAGTGGAAGAAGAATTAGCCAAGTCTCTAGAAGAAGAAAAAGCAGCAGAAGAAGTGCCGGTTGAGGGCGAAAAAGAACCAGAAGCTGCTGAAGAAGAATCTCAAGAAAAAGAAGAAAAAAAAGAGGAAGAACCCAAGGAAAAATGA
- the mrdA gene encoding penicillin-binding protein 2 — translation MFGFQSLKSFKGQRGLRPLLSPRFHKWKLGNRRIQLASKQDIEPHEIILDSLAEKQEKEFGFSGRKLEVPLMQKIIKGFYLFCFFILLILFCKTFQLQVIEGKDFMQLANKNKFIIHQIRAERGVIYDRNFEQLVFNKSTFNLVCQKAELSELEAEKKKVFREVAGILKKNVGELEKEIEESESDQVLVAANLSHEELILFETKIGALIGFEIGSNVVREYKDSEVFAHLLGYTGRIQSKELEGDPDFYLVNDYVGRTGVESFYESALRKNPGELRIKRDALGNAISEETVSLPESGNSLVLWLNAELQRKITTELKAILQNTGTKKAVAIALDPRNGGVLSLVSLPSFDSNLFQKGADEKALQFLLNDSQKLNPLFNRAISGRYLTGSTIKPLIASAVLKEGIIDPDKEISCHGQIEIPNPWDPGNPTIKKDNAIHSWTDMRKAIAESCNVYFYTVGGGYEKQDGLGPTKIKEYLELFGWDEKTGIDVPGEIAGFIPDQAWKKEKIGEAWWDGDTYNLAIGQGYIQITPLEVVTAFGAIANGGIMYQPQVVKEIIDGSGQLVEQFSSKVIRQNFIDSEYLQIVREGMRQAVTGENSPQASSVFLNTLPVSSAAKTGTAELGRDHYNNWVTVFAPYDNPEIVLTVMIEDIIGVQAAALPVARAVLEWYFNK, via the coding sequence ATGTTCGGATTCCAATCATTAAAAAGTTTTAAAGGGCAAAGAGGACTTCGTCCTCTTCTTTCACCTCGCTTCCATAAATGGAAACTCGGTAACAGGAGGATCCAGCTGGCTTCCAAACAGGATATTGAGCCGCATGAAATTATCCTGGATTCTCTGGCTGAAAAACAGGAGAAAGAATTCGGCTTTTCCGGCAGGAAGCTCGAGGTTCCCCTTATGCAGAAAATCATCAAGGGGTTTTATCTTTTTTGTTTTTTTATCCTTTTGATTCTTTTCTGCAAGACGTTCCAGCTCCAAGTAATAGAAGGAAAAGATTTTATGCAGTTGGCCAATAAGAATAAATTCATTATCCATCAAATTCGGGCAGAAAGGGGAGTGATTTACGATCGGAATTTTGAACAGCTGGTTTTTAATAAATCAACATTTAATTTAGTTTGCCAGAAAGCTGAGCTTTCCGAGCTTGAAGCTGAAAAAAAGAAGGTTTTTCGGGAGGTTGCCGGGATTTTAAAGAAAAATGTAGGAGAGCTTGAAAAAGAGATTGAAGAATCTGAATCAGACCAAGTTTTAGTGGCTGCAAATCTTTCTCATGAGGAATTAATTCTATTTGAAACAAAGATTGGCGCTTTGATCGGCTTTGAGATAGGCAGCAACGTTGTCAGAGAGTACAAAGACAGCGAAGTTTTTGCCCATCTTTTAGGCTATACCGGCAGGATACAAAGCAAGGAGCTTGAAGGAGATCCAGATTTTTATTTGGTTAATGACTATGTCGGCAGAACCGGCGTGGAAAGCTTCTATGAAAGCGCTTTAAGGAAGAATCCCGGGGAGTTGAGGATTAAAAGGGACGCTTTGGGCAATGCCATTTCAGAAGAAACAGTTTCTTTGCCTGAATCCGGGAACAGCTTGGTTTTGTGGCTGAACGCTGAACTTCAAAGGAAAATTACCACTGAGTTAAAAGCAATTTTACAGAATACAGGCACCAAGAAAGCAGTGGCCATTGCTTTGGATCCGAGAAACGGGGGAGTGCTGTCTTTGGTTTCTTTGCCTAGCTTTGACAGTAATCTATTCCAGAAAGGGGCTGACGAAAAAGCCTTGCAGTTTCTTTTAAACGATTCTCAGAAGCTTAATCCTCTTTTTAACCGGGCCATTTCCGGGAGATATCTGACAGGGTCCACGATCAAACCCTTGATTGCTTCCGCTGTTTTGAAAGAAGGAATAATTGATCCTGACAAAGAGATAAGCTGCCACGGACAGATTGAGATTCCCAATCCCTGGGATCCTGGCAATCCGACAATTAAAAAAGACAATGCCATTCACAGCTGGACTGACATGAGAAAAGCGATTGCCGAATCGTGCAATGTCTATTTCTATACGGTCGGCGGAGGATATGAAAAGCAGGACGGATTGGGCCCGACTAAGATCAAAGAGTATCTTGAATTGTTCGGCTGGGACGAAAAAACAGGAATTGACGTGCCCGGGGAAATTGCCGGATTCATTCCTGATCAAGCCTGGAAAAAGGAAAAAATTGGAGAAGCATGGTGGGACGGGGACACTTACAACTTAGCTATCGGCCAGGGCTATATTCAGATTACGCCTTTGGAAGTGGTTACTGCTTTTGGAGCAATTGCTAATGGAGGCATAATGTACCAGCCTCAAGTTGTCAAAGAAATAATTGACGGTTCAGGCCAACTGGTAGAGCAGTTTTCTTCAAAAGTTATCCGCCAGAATTTCATTGATTCTGAGTATCTTCAAATTGTCAGAGAGGGAATGAGGCAGGCAGTGACAGGAGAAAACAGTCCTCAAGCTTCTTCTGTTTTTTTAAATACTTTGCCCGTTTCTTCCGCAGCTAAAACTGGAACTGCTGAACTGGGAAGAGACCACTATAATAACTGGGTTACGGTTTTTGCTCCTTACGATAATCCTGAAATTGTTTTGACAGTGATGATTGAAGATATAATTGGAGTTCAAGCTGCTGCCTTGCCAGTGGCCAGAGCGGTTTTAGAGTGGTATTTTAATAAATAA
- the mreC gene encoding rod shape-determining protein MreC: MKIIILLILAAAIFVVLNLSGFSKNIKDFFYSVSAPSQKAFWRLGDNVSGFFSRMAKTESLEKELADLNLKNQELLSEVVASQEFKKENEFLRKALDVGLEKEFQLELVQIISKDVSADSILINKGTGDGISEGFPVVTSQKLLLGRVGKVYRNFSEVILISNKKSSFDAEIREKEIYGIVKGKGSFELSFDLVPKDKEISNGDLIVTSALGGVFPQGFLVGKIKEVRKSDVEQFQTAVIDPGFDIGNLDYLFVITNF; this comes from the coding sequence ATGAAAATTATCATATTGTTGATTTTAGCGGCGGCTATTTTCGTTGTTTTGAACTTGAGTGGTTTTTCAAAAAACATTAAAGATTTTTTTTATTCCGTATCAGCCCCTTCTCAAAAAGCCTTTTGGAGATTAGGGGATAATGTTTCCGGGTTTTTTAGCAGAATGGCAAAAACAGAAAGCTTGGAGAAAGAATTGGCGGATCTTAATTTAAAAAATCAGGAGCTTTTGAGTGAAGTGGTTGCTTCGCAAGAATTTAAAAAAGAGAATGAATTTTTAAGGAAGGCTTTGGATGTCGGCTTGGAAAAAGAATTCCAATTAGAGTTGGTTCAGATAATTAGCAAAGACGTTTCTGCAGATTCAATTTTAATCAATAAGGGAACAGGAGACGGAATTTCAGAAGGATTTCCGGTGGTTACCAGCCAGAAACTGCTTTTGGGGAGAGTCGGCAAGGTTTACCGGAATTTTTCAGAAGTGATTTTGATTTCAAACAAAAAAAGTTCTTTTGACGCGGAAATCAGAGAAAAGGAAATTTACGGAATAGTAAAAGGAAAAGGAAGCTTTGAGCTTTCCTTTGATTTGGTGCCAAAAGACAAAGAAATTTCTAATGGCGACTTGATTGTTACTTCTGCCTTGGGAGGCGTTTTCCCTCAGGGTTTTTTGGTTGGAAAAATCAAAGAAGTGAGAAAGTCGGATGTCGAGCAATTCCAGACAGCAGTAATAGATCCTGGCTTTGATATTGGAAATCTGGATTATCTGTTCGTTATTACTAATTTTTAA
- the rpsB gene encoding 30S ribosomal protein S2: protein MTETKKKTKQYDTELPREAEVKKSAKSSSTFGIDVEEMTQAGVHFGHKASSVHPKIKPYLFGARNAVHVFDLEKTAEKLKEALNFIQQLISEEKILLLVGTKIQMKEMVKSVAKECGLSFVSERWLGGTFTNFETIKKRIDYFKDLEEKKSSGELEKYTKKEKSMIDKELRTLEAKVGGIKELTRIPDAVFVLDMQKDTLAIKESKRKGVTVIAVVDTNCDPTLADYPIPANDDAVSSIKYILEKVKKAILDKKSKAKPKK, encoded by the coding sequence ATGACAGAAACAAAAAAGAAAACAAAACAATATGATACCGAACTTCCAAGGGAAGCGGAGGTGAAGAAGAGTGCGAAGTCCTCTTCGACCTTCGGCATAGACGTTGAGGAAATGACTCAGGCAGGAGTTCATTTCGGGCATAAAGCTTCGAGCGTCCATCCGAAGATAAAGCCGTATTTATTCGGCGCCAGGAACGCCGTTCATGTTTTTGATTTGGAAAAAACAGCTGAAAAATTGAAAGAAGCTTTGAATTTCATCCAGCAGCTGATTTCAGAAGAGAAGATATTGCTGCTTGTCGGCACGAAAATCCAGATGAAAGAGATGGTAAAGTCTGTTGCCAAAGAGTGCGGTTTGTCTTTTGTTTCTGAAAGATGGCTGGGTGGCACCTTCACTAACTTTGAAACGATTAAAAAACGAATTGATTACTTTAAGGATTTGGAAGAGAAAAAATCTTCAGGGGAGTTGGAAAAATACACCAAGAAAGAAAAATCGATGATAGACAAGGAGCTGAGAACCCTTGAAGCGAAAGTGGGAGGAATAAAGGAATTAACCAGAATTCCCGACGCTGTTTTTGTGCTGGACATGCAGAAAGACACTTTAGCCATAAAAGAGTCAAAAAGAAAAGGCGTGACTGTTATTGCCGTAGTTGATACTAATTGCGATCCGACTTTGGCTGATTATCCCATACCGGCTAATGACGATGCCGTCAGCTCAATAAAGTATATTTTGGAAAAAGTGAAAAAGGCGATACTGGACAAAAAATCAAAAGCCAAACCCAAGAAATAA
- a CDS encoding carbohydrate kinase family protein has product MFDIITFGSATQDIFLQPKSFKIVEEKRFITGKGICLSLGSKIQVKDINFLSGGGGTNTAVVFARQGFKTAFCGMVGADSAGQEMIKELAKNGVSTQLMKKTEKKPTNHSVVLSFDNQERTILVYCGASSELAVKDIPWPKIKAKWLYLAPLSGKLCNTFEKLVDFAWKNKIKIALNPGHTQLSLPRKTLTRILNKVDVLILNQEEACFLSKIPFNREKEIFRKIDDICPGIAVMTKGPLGVLVSDGKCLYKASSLKIKTIDRTGAGDAFASGFISGLIKRKGDIVQAIQLGVANSSACLKELGAKKGLLAANQKFEKVKVQKGKCL; this is encoded by the coding sequence ATGTTTGACATCATTACTTTCGGCTCAGCCACTCAAGACATTTTCTTGCAGCCCAAAAGCTTTAAGATAGTTGAGGAAAAGAGATTTATCACCGGCAAAGGGATTTGTCTTTCTTTAGGTTCAAAGATTCAGGTTAAAGACATCAATTTTCTGAGCGGCGGGGGAGGAACAAACACAGCTGTTGTCTTTGCCAGGCAGGGATTTAAAACTGCTTTTTGCGGCATGGTTGGCGCAGATTCTGCCGGGCAGGAAATGATTAAAGAATTGGCAAAAAACGGCGTCAGCACCCAGTTAATGAAAAAAACCGAGAAGAAGCCGACCAATCATTCTGTCGTTCTTTCTTTCGATAACCAGGAAAGAACTATTTTGGTTTATTGTGGAGCTTCCAGCGAATTGGCTGTTAAAGACATTCCTTGGCCGAAAATCAAGGCAAAGTGGTTGTATCTAGCGCCTCTTTCCGGAAAACTTTGCAATACCTTTGAAAAATTAGTGGATTTTGCCTGGAAAAACAAAATTAAAATCGCTTTGAATCCCGGCCATACCCAGCTTTCTCTGCCCAGAAAAACTTTGACCAGAATTTTGAATAAAGTAGATGTTTTGATTTTGAACCAGGAAGAAGCTTGCTTTTTGTCTAAAATTCCTTTTAACAGGGAAAAAGAGATTTTCAGGAAGATTGATGATATTTGCCCGGGAATCGCTGTAATGACCAAAGGGCCTTTGGGAGTATTGGTTTCTGACGGAAAATGTCTTTATAAAGCAAGTTCTTTGAAGATTAAAACAATCGACCGAACCGGAGCAGGCGATGCTTTTGCTTCAGGGTTTATTTCAGGTTTAATCAAGAGAAAAGGGGATATTGTCCAGGCAATTCAATTGGGGGTTGCTAATTCATCTGCTTGTTTGAAAGAACTGGGAGCGAAAAAAGGTTTGTTAGCCGCCAATCAAAAGTTTGAAAAGGTGAAAGTACAAAAAGGAAAATGCCTGTAA
- the tsf gene encoding translation elongation factor Ts: MVSIDQVKQLREETAAAVSDCKKALEEAKGNLAKAKDILKKWGKDFAGKKAGRGAEQGIIASYIHPNKKIGVLLELNCETDFVAKGQDFQNLAHELCLQIAAIREELPLLEQPWVKDQAKILKDLIDDYIARTGENIVVKNFTRYEI, from the coding sequence ATGGTTTCAATCGACCAGGTAAAACAATTAAGGGAAGAGACGGCTGCTGCTGTTTCCGACTGCAAAAAAGCGCTTGAGGAAGCAAAGGGAAATTTGGCCAAAGCAAAGGATATTTTGAAAAAATGGGGGAAAGATTTTGCGGGCAAAAAAGCAGGCAGGGGAGCAGAACAGGGAATTATCGCCAGCTACATCCACCCTAACAAAAAGATAGGAGTTTTATTGGAACTGAACTGCGAAACGGATTTTGTCGCCAAAGGCCAGGATTTCCAGAATCTGGCCCACGAATTATGCTTGCAGATCGCTGCTATCAGGGAGGAGCTCCCTTTACTGGAGCAGCCCTGGGTAAAAGACCAGGCAAAGATATTAAAGGATTTGATTGACGATTACATCGCAAGAACAGGCGAAAACATCGTTGTCAAAAACTTTACCAGGTACGAAATTTAA
- the rpmE gene encoding 50S ribosomal protein L31, with translation MKKDIHPKYHENAQVRCACGNVFTVGSTKEVIEVEVCSSCHPFYTGKEKSMDAVGQVQKFRKRLARKEELKGKKKK, from the coding sequence ATGAAAAAAGATATCCATCCCAAATACCACGAGAACGCCCAAGTCCGCTGCGCCTGCGGAAACGTTTTTACCGTTGGTTCGACAAAAGAAGTGATTGAAGTGGAGGTCTGCTCTTCCTGCCATCCCTTTTACACCGGCAAGGAAAAGAGCATGGACGCAGTGGGACAGGTTCAGAAATTCAGGAAAAGACTGGCCAGAAAAGAAGAACTGAAAGGAAAAAAGAAAAAGTGA
- a CDS encoding lytic murein transglycosylase codes for MKISKLLKPILLICLVFGLILPNLYILAQEDCKTKEECEALLQQYEDEIAKLEQVIGKTEQEKKNLQNQISTLKSKVKKIDLQIQQSSVMIKDISYQIKDTEGSIDQTFSQIGNMRNQLAAILQIIYEEDQTSLVEILLSGVDISEFFENLMALETLDEKSHDFLQEIKGLKTSLEGQKQSLDTEKGDLESALKMQTLQKQESQNVQKQQEYFLQLTETQYQQYLKEKQATEAKAAEIRARIFDVVGITKAPTFGEAYSIAKWVEGLTGVRPAFLLAVLQQESAIGKNVGQCYLSNAATAAGININTGASIKNVMKPMGLSGRKGDVEAFLTITRELGMDPYKTPVSCPMSFGYGGAMGPAQFIPTTWMIYKSDLAKILGRPANPWNIQDAFLASGLYLARYGAAKQTRDAEWAAAMYYFAGSLNSKYSFYANSVLKIADGFADDIKILEASK; via the coding sequence ATGAAGATCTCCAAACTGTTAAAACCAATTCTGCTGATTTGTTTGGTCTTTGGTTTAATATTGCCTAATTTATATATTCTTGCCCAGGAAGACTGTAAAACCAAGGAAGAGTGCGAGGCTTTGCTGCAGCAGTACGAGGACGAGATTGCAAAATTGGAACAGGTTATCGGAAAAACAGAACAGGAGAAAAAAAATCTCCAGAATCAGATCAGCACCTTAAAATCAAAAGTTAAGAAAATAGATTTGCAGATACAGCAAAGCAGCGTCATGATAAAAGACATCAGCTATCAGATAAAAGATACCGAGGGCTCGATAGATCAGACGTTTTCGCAAATCGGGAACATGAGGAATCAGCTGGCAGCTATTCTGCAAATCATTTATGAGGAAGACCAGACCTCGCTTGTTGAGATTTTGCTTTCAGGCGTTGACATATCAGAGTTTTTCGAAAATCTGATGGCCCTGGAAACTTTGGATGAAAAAAGCCACGACTTTCTGCAGGAGATCAAAGGTTTGAAAACTTCTTTGGAAGGTCAGAAACAGTCTTTGGACACTGAAAAAGGCGATTTGGAGAGCGCCCTTAAAATGCAGACTCTGCAAAAACAGGAAAGTCAGAACGTGCAAAAACAGCAGGAATATTTCTTGCAGCTGACAGAAACCCAATACCAGCAGTATCTGAAAGAAAAGCAGGCAACAGAGGCAAAAGCAGCTGAAATCAGAGCCAGGATTTTTGATGTGGTCGGTATAACTAAAGCTCCCACTTTCGGAGAAGCCTATTCAATCGCCAAATGGGTTGAAGGTTTGACAGGCGTCAGGCCGGCATTTTTACTGGCAGTTTTGCAGCAGGAATCAGCCATCGGCAAGAATGTTGGGCAATGCTATTTGTCCAATGCTGCGACAGCAGCCGGAATAAACATCAATACCGGCGCTTCAATAAAAAACGTTATGAAGCCGATGGGGCTTTCCGGCAGAAAAGGAGATGTTGAAGCCTTCCTGACAATAACCAGAGAGCTGGGAATGGATCCTTACAAAACTCCGGTTTCCTGCCCGATGAGCTTTGGGTATGGAGGAGCAATGGGGCCTGCCCAGTTCATTCCGACAACCTGGATGATTTACAAGAGCGATTTGGCAAAGATTCTCGGCAGACCTGCCAATCCCTGGAATATCCAGGACGCTTTCCTGGCTTCCGGACTTTATCTTGCAAGATACGGAGCGGCAAAACAAACCAGGGATGCTGAATGGGCAGCAGCCATGTACTATTTTGCAGGTTCGCTCAATTCTAAATACTCTTTTTACGCTAACAGCGTGTTAAAGATAGCTGACGGTTTTGCAGACGACATTAAGATACTTGAAGCAAGCAAATAA